The Psilocybe cubensis strain MGC-MH-2018 chromosome 7, whole genome shotgun sequence genome has a window encoding:
- a CDS encoding NAD-dependent protein deacetylase hst1, with protein sequence MNAGHVSVTLDSESVVHQSDHRDPLAASAQSTSSFQNEILTQQVQAFLEASEDVDVDAETIEDILSVLISIEEHEEEEADPPSDLHIEEDVDSHDEDGQEISTLFPPKSEGAQNAEQNTWSKEEIKQMMHLLKESGSSAFIEEYVNQRNIPIIKLLEAFNIELCPELQDRRPKTMLYFLRVALSHQLRNRDKLPQYNTIADTVDLIRKSQRILILTGAGISVSCGIPDFRSRDGLYASLKGKGEYELDDPQQMFDIHYFKENPSGMYLCNVFYSFASQIYPSNFVPSPCHRFIKAVEDRGKNYTQNIDTLETLAGVKKVLQCHGSFATASCLQCRQRVPGVEIEAEILSHKVPLCKLCNTVPSVPIKKKGKTSKKKAKGQWDSDVEDESDAPEYPPGIMKPDITFFGEKLTDDFDHSLAEDRFRVDLLLVIGTSLKVSPVAEILSHLPHSIPQILINKTPIRHINPDIVLLGNADSIVLHLAKELGWELPPPPEIIPTSNLNAPTTRLQPPRGNLKKRASADDSDFSSSRDPERVGESHVWLFEGADGGKWLQQLQKKLGIPKSVPTSATNSGYNTRQSTPGVSPQKVESDGGRRTKKARAG encoded by the exons ATGA ATGCTGGCCATGTGTCAGTTACTCTGGACTCGGAAAGTGTCGTCCATCAATCTGATCACCGAGACCCCCTTGCTGCTTCTGCGCAATCTACTTCCTCCTTCCAAAATGAAATTTTGACTCAACAAGTTCAGGCCTTTTTAGAAGCTTCGGAAGATGTTGATGTCGACGCAGAAACCATCGAGGATATACTTTCTGTCTTAATCAGCATCGAagaacatgaagaagaagaagctgatCCTCCATCAGACCTACACATTGAAGAGGATGTCGACTCGCATGACGAGGACGGTCAAGAAATATCTACACTCTTTCCTCCCAAGTCAGAGGGCGCACAAAATGCAG AACAGAATACATGGAGTaaagaagaaataaaacaGATGATGCACCTCCTTAAAGAAAGCG GCTCTTCAGCCTTTATCGAAGAATATGTTAATCAGCGTAACATTCCAATAATCAAACTTCTGGAGGCATTTAATATCGAATTG tgtccagaattacAAGACAGGCGACCAAAAACAATGCTATACTTTCTACGGGTCGCCTTATCCCATCA ACTCCGGAATCGGGACAAATTACCTCAGTATAATACCATTGCCGATACTGTTGATCTCATCCGCAAATCACAACGTATCCTCATTCTCACAGGTGCCGGTATTA GTGTATCATGCGGCATACCTGACTTCCGCTCTCGGGACGGGCTCTACGCGTCATTAAAGGGTAAAGGAGAGTACGAATTAGATGACCCACAGCAAAT GTTTGATATACATTACTTTAAAGAAAATCCATCTGGTATGTATCTTTGTAATG TCTTCTA CTCTTTTGCAAG CCAGATCTATCCTTCAAACTTTGTCCCTTCTCCCTGCCATCGTTTTATCAAAGCGGTGGAAGACCGAGGAAAG AATTATACTCAAAACATAGACACTTTAGAGACTTTAGCGGGCGTCAAGAAAGTACTACAGTGCCATGGATCGTTTGCAACTGCCAGTTGTCTTCAATGCCGCCAACGAGTCCCAGGTGTAGAAATAGAAGCCGAAATCCTCAGTCACAAGGTGCCACTTTGTAAATTATGCAATACTGTGCCGTCAGTTCCGATAAAAAAGAAGGGCAAAACAAGCAAGAAGAAAGCCAAAGGCCAGTGGGATAGTGATGTTGAAGACGAAAGCGACGCGCCCGAATATCCTCCTGGTATTATGAAA CCAGACATTACATTTTTCGGCGAAAAATTAACCGATGATTTCGACCATTCGTTGGCGGAAGATCGTTTTAGAGTCGATTTACTCCTTGTAATCGGTACTTCCTTGAAGGTGTCACCTGTGGCAGAAATACTTT CCCACCTCCCTCATTCCATACCTCAG ATCCTTATCAATAAAACTCCTATACGGCACATAAACCCAGAT ATAGTCCTTCTCGGGAATGCGGATAGTATCGTTTTACACCTTGCGAAGGAACTTGGATGGGAGCTACCACCTCCACCTGAGATTATACCGACGTCGAACCTCAATGCTCCTACCACCAGGTTGCAACCACCGCGaggaaacttgaagaaaagggCATCGGCTGACGATAGTGActtctcttcttcaagaGATCCAGAAAGGGTTGGCGAGAG TCACGTATGGCTTTTTGAGGGAGCAGATGGTGGTAAATGGCTTCAGCAATTGCAGAAAAAGTTGGGGATTCCAAAATCTGTTCCCACAAGCGCGACAAACTCCGGTTATAACACGCGACAGTCAACTCCAGGCGTAAGTCCTCAAAAAGTTGAAAGTGACGGTGGGCGAAGAACCAAGAAAGCGCGCGCTggttga